A genomic region of Macaca thibetana thibetana isolate TM-01 chromosome 14, ASM2454274v1, whole genome shotgun sequence contains the following coding sequences:
- the ROBO4 gene encoding roundabout homolog 4 isoform X3 has translation MGSGGESLRGSRASRPLLLLLIMGGMAQDSPPQILVHPQDQLFQGPGPARMSCRASGQPPPTIRWLLNGQPLSMVPPDPHHLLPDGTLLLLQPPARGHAHDGQALSTDLGVYTCEASNRLGTAVSRGARLSVAVLREDFQIQPRDMVAVVGEQLTLECGPPWGHPEPTVSWWKDGKPLVLQPGRYTVSGGSLLMARAEKSDSGAYMCVATNSAGHRESRAARVSIQEPQDYTEPVELLAVRIQLENVTLLNPDPAKGPKPGPAVWLSWKVSGPAAPAQSYTALFRTQTAPGDQGAPWAEELLAGWQSAELGGLHWGQDYEFKVRPSSGRARGPDSNVLLLRLPEKVPSAPPQEVTLKPGNGSVLVSWVPPPAENHNGIIRGYQVWSLGNTSLPPANWTVVGEQTQLEIATRMPGSYCVQVAAVTGAGAGEPSSPVCLLLEQAMERATREPSEHGPWTLEQLRATLKRPEVIATCGVVLWLLLLGTAVCIHRRRRAGVHLGPGLYRYTSKDAILKHRMDHSDSQWLADTWRSTSGSRDLSSSSSLSSRLGADPRDPLDCRRSLLSWDSRSPGVPLLPDTSTFYGSLIAELPSSPPARPSPQVPAVRRLPPQLARLSSPCSSSDSLCSHRGLSSPRLSLAPTEAWKAKKKQELQHVNSSPLLRGSQPLELRACELGNRGSKNLSQSPGAVPQALVAWRALGPKLLSSSNELVTRPLPPAPLFPHETPQTQSQQTQPPVAPQAPSSILLATAPIPILSPCSPPSPQTSSLSGPSPASSHLSSSSLSSLGEDQDSVLTPEEVALCLELSEGEETPRNSVSPMPRAPSPPTTYGYISTPTASEFTGMDRTGGGVGSEGGVLLCPPRPCLTPTPSEGSLANGWGSASEDNAASARASLVSSSDGSFLADAHFARALAVAVDSFGFGLEPREADCVFTDASSPPSPRDDIFLTPNLSLPLWEWRPDWLEDMEVNHTQLLGRGMPPWSPDSRISSQRSQLHCPVPKAGASPVDYS, from the exons ATGGGCTCTGGAGGAGAAAGCCTCCGGGGGTCCCGGGCTTCCCGGCCTCTGCTGCTCCTGCTCATCATGG GAGGCATGGCTCAGGACTCCCCGCCCCAGATCCTAGTCCACCCGCAAGACCAGCTGTTCCAGGGCCCTGGCCCTGCCAGGATGAGCTGCCGAGCCTCGGGCCAGCCACCTCCCACCATCCGCTGGCTGCTGAATGGGCAGCCCCTGAGCATGGTGCCCCCAGACCCACACCACCTCCTGCCTGATGGGACCCTTCTGCTGCTGCAGCCCCCTGCCCGGGGACATGCCCACGATGGCCAGGCCCTGTCCACAGACCTTGGTGTCTACACATGTGAGGCCAGCAACCGGCTGGGCACAGCAGTCAGCAGAGGCGCTCGGCTCTCTGTGGCTG TCCTCCGGGAGGATTTCCAGATCCAGCCTCGGGACATGGTAGCTGTGGTGGGTGAGCAGTTAACTCTGGAATGTGGGCCGCCCTGGGGCCACCCAGAGCCCACAGTCTCATGGTGGAAAGATGGGAAACCCCTGGTCCTCCAGCCCGGAAGGTACACG GTGTCCGGGGGGTCCCTGCTGATGGCAAGAGCAGAGAAGAGTGACTCAGGGGCCTACATGTGTGTGGCCACCAACAGCGCAGGACACAGGGAGAGCCGCGCAGCCCGGGTGTCCATCCAGG AGCCCCAGGACTACACAGAGCCTGTGGAGCTTTTGGCTGTGCGAATTCAGCTGGAAAATGTGACACTGCTGAACCCGGACCCCGCAAAGGGCCCCAAGCCTGGACCGGCTGTGTGGCTCAGCTGGAAG GTGAGCGGCCCTGCTGCACCTGCCCAATCTTACACGGCCTTGTTCAGGACCCAGACTGCCCCGGGAGACCAGGGAGCTCCATGGGCAGAGGAGCTGCTGGCCGGCTGGCAGAGCGCAGAGCTTGGAGGCCTCCACTGGGGCCAAGACTATGAGTTCAAAGTGAGACCATCTTCCGGCCGGGCTCGAGGCCCTGACAGCAACGTGCTGCTCCTGAGGCTGCCGGAAAAAG TGCCCAGTGCCCCACCCCAGGAGGTGACCCTAAAACCTGGCAATGGCAGTGTCCTTGTGAGCTGGGTCCCACCACCTGCTGAAAACCACAATGGCATCATCCGTGGCTACCAG GtctggagcctgggcaacacgtcACTGCCCCCAGCCAACTGGACTGTGGTTGGTGAGCAGACCCAGCTGGAAATCGCCACCCGCATGCCAGGCTCCTACTGTGTGCAAGTGGCTGCAGTCACTGGTGCTGGAGCTGGGGAACCCAGTAGCCCTGTCTGCCTCCTTTTAG AGCAGGCCATGGAGCGAGCCACCCGAGAACCCAGTGAGCatggtccctggaccctggaGCAGCTGAGGGCCACCTTGAAGCGGCCTGAGGTCATTGCCACCTGTGGTGTTGTGCTCTGGCTGCTGCTTCTGGGCACCGCTGTGTGTATCCACCGCCGGCGCCGAGCTGGGGTGCACCTGGGCCCAG GTCTGTACAGATATACCAGTAAGGACGCCATCCTAAAACACAG GATGGATCACAGTGACTCCCAGTGGTTGGCAGACACTTGGCGTTCCACCTCTGGCTCTCGGGActtgagcagcagcagcagcctcagcAGTAGGCTGGGGGCGGACCCCCGGGACCCGCTAGACTGTCGTCGCTCCT TGCTCTCCTGGGACTCCCGAAGCCCCGGCGTGCCCCTACTTCCAGACACCAGCACTTTTTATGGCTCCCTCATCGCTGAGCTGCCCTCCAGTCCCCCAGCCAGGCCAAGTCCCCAGGTCCCAGCTGTCAGGCGCCTACCACCCCAGCTGGCCCGACTTTCCAGCCCCTGTTCCAGCTCAGACAGCCTCTGCAGCCACAGGGGACTCTCTTCTCCACGCTTGTCTCTGGCACCTACAGAGGCTTGGAAGGCCAAAAAGAAGCAGG AGCTGCAGCATGTCAACAGTTCCCCACTGCTCCGGGGCAGCCAACCCTTGGAGCTCCGGGCCTGTGAGTTGGGAAATAGAGGTTCCAAGAACCTTTCCCAAAGCCCAG GAGCTGTGCCCCAAGCTCTGGTTGCTTGGCGGGCCCTGGGACCGAAACTCCTCAGCTCCTCAAATGAGCTGGTTACTCGTCCTCTCCCTCCAGCACCCCTCTTTCCTCATGAAACTCCCCAAACTCAGAGTCAACAGACCCA GCCTCCGGTGGCACCACAGGCTCCCTCCTCCATCCTGCTGGCAACAGCCCCCATTCCCATCCTTAGCCCCTGCAGTCCCCCTAGCCCTCAGACCTCTTCCCTCTCTGGCCCCAGCCCAGCTTCCAGTCACCTATCCAGCTCCTCACTGTCATCCCTGGGGGAGGATCAAGACAGCGTGCTGACCCCTGAGGAGGTAGCCCTGTGTTTGGAACTCAGTGAGGGTGAGGAGACTCCCAG GAACAGCGTCTCTCCCATGCCAAGAGCTCCTTCACCCCCCACCACCTATGGGTATATCAGCACCCCAACAGCCTCAGAGTTCACGGGCATGGACAGGACCGGAGGAGGGGTGGGGTCCGAGGGGGGAGTCTTGCTGTGCCCACCTCGGCCctgcctcacccccacccccagcgaGGGCTCCTTAGCCAATGGTTGGGGCTCAGCCTCTGAGGACAATGCTGCCAGCGCCAGAGCCAGCCTTGTCAGCTCCTCCGATGGCTCCTTCCTCGCTGATGCCCACTTTGCCCGGGCCCTGGCAGTGGCAGTGGATAGCTTTGGTTTTGGTCTAGAGCCCAGGGAGGCAGACTGCGTCTTCACAG ATGCCTCATCACCTCCCTCCCCAAGGGATGACATCTTCCTGACCCCCAACCTCTCCCTGCCCCTGTGGGAGTGGAGGCCAGACTGGTTGGAAGACATGGAGGtcaaccacacccagctgctgGGAAGGGGGATGCCTCCCTGGTCCCCTGACTCTCGGATCTCTTCCCAGAGAAGTCAGCTCCACTGTCCTGTGCCCAAGGCTGGTG CTTCTCCTGTAGATTACTCCTGA